A segment of the Pseudomonadota bacterium genome:
CGATATCTTATTTCTGGGCGGAGGACCCGCAGGTTACCAGGGGGCAATCCGGGCAGCTCAACTCGGCCTTCGCACAGCCGTGGTTGAATCACGTGACCTGGGCGGCGTCTGCCTCAACCGGGGCTGCATTCCCACAAAGACAATCAAAGCATCAGTAAGCGTGCTGGAGCATATGCGAAGAGCCAAAGAGTATGGGCTGCACGCTGACGATATCGGATTTGACATGGGAGCCATAATTGACCGCAAGGACAAGATCGTAGGCCTGTTGAGAAACGGTGTAACTCAGCTATTTCGGGCAAATGGCATCACACTGATTGAAGGTCATGGACAATTGATTTCGTCATCAGAAGTGAAGGTCGAGTCGGATGACGGCACGAGTTTGCTGCAGGCCAGAAAAATTGTCATTGCCACAGGTTCACGCCCCTTCTGGCCGGAACCTTTTCTGTCGGGTACTCCCGGCATTCTCAGTACTGATGGCATCCTCGATCTGCGTTCTCTCCCTGCCTCTCTTATAATAATAGGCGGCGGCGCTGTTGGGGTGGAAATGGCTTCCATATTAGCCGGTCTGGGCAGCAGGGTGACAATTGTCGAGATGGAAGCGCGGATATTGCCTCGAGAAGATGCAGAGATGGTTGCATATTTGACAAGGATGCTCAAACACAGACGTGTGCAAATACTTACAGGTATAACCATTACCGGTCTGGAGACAGAACCGGGTATATGTGTCATGCTCTCTGACGGACGATCTCTGTCTTCGGATGCGGTGCTAATTACCACGGGCAGGCTTCCTAATGTCGAGGG
Coding sequences within it:
- the lpdA gene encoding dihydrolipoyl dehydrogenase, coding for DILFLGGGPAGYQGAIRAAQLGLRTAVVESRDLGGVCLNRGCIPTKTIKASVSVLEHMRRAKEYGLHADDIGFDMGAIIDRKDKIVGLLRNGVTQLFRANGITLIEGHGQLISSSEVKVESDDGTSLLQARKIVIATGSRPFWPEPFLSGTPGILSTDGILDLRSLPASLIIIGGGAVGVEMASILAGLGSRVTIVEMEARILPREDAEMVAYLTRMLKHRRVQILTGITITGLETEPGICVMLSDGRSLSSDAVLITTGRLPNVEGIGIENVGIDPKGPLKVNAHMETKVPGIYAAGDVKGGWLLAHVAFAEGIAAAENAAGKESIMDYRVIPRCVFSTPEYGAVGMSEEEARASFAVECFAFPLKSLGMAQAMGDWEGQVKLIVEKETGQLLGGHVIGEHAADLIAEIALAMKNNIPVQGIVKTIHTHPSLSEAVLETAQAACGQAIHIMPDNTKA